The proteins below come from a single Chelmon rostratus isolate fCheRos1 chromosome 12, fCheRos1.pri, whole genome shotgun sequence genomic window:
- the prpf38b gene encoding pre-mRNA-splicing factor 38B, with protein MANVGNQLPTQAVSKPAPGKHGNVLPLWGNEKTMNLNPMILTNVLSSPYFKVQLYELKTYHEVVDEIYFKVTHVEPWEKGSRKTAGQTGMCGGVRGVGTGGIVSTAFCLLYKLFTLKLTRKQLMGLITHTDSPYIRALGFMYIRYTQPPADLIDWYDGFLDDEEELDVKAGGGCVMTVGEMLRSFLTKLEWFSTLFPRIPVPVQKIIDQQMKARPRKVVQKETQEEEAACAEQGGKGERRRSRTPRRTPSPRRSPKRSRSRSHHRERDRHGPSFDRELERERDRQRKEREGRDRDRDRGDRGDRERRRSRSADRNRERRRSRSGSRDRKSERRDKDRDGGDDRSKRKDREHHKDRGAERERSRDKKSRGETDDRRHKDDRERHREERKAKRSSRSRSRERKHKSGAEEKSRRRERSHSRDRDRERDGEQRSHKRSRSKERSHHQRESSNDHSKHSERRRSHSTE; from the exons ATGGCTAACGTCGGAAACCAGCTACCAACACAGGCCGTTAGCAAGCCTGCGCCTGGAAAACATGGAAATGTATTGCCCCTGTGGGGCAACGAAAAGACTATGAACCTCAACCCAATGATTCTCACGAATGTGCTGTCTTCGCCCTATTTCAAAGTTCAGCTTTATGAACTAAAGACTTACCACGAAGTTGTTGACGAGATCTACTTCAAG GTAACTCACGTTGAACCTTGGGAAAAAGGAAGCAGAAAGACCGCAGGCCAGACTGGAATGTGCGGAGGG GTGCGTGGCGTTGGGACTGGTGGTATTGTGTCTACTGCCTTCTGTCTTCTATACAAACTGTTTACTCTCAAGCTGACTCGCAAACAGCTGATGGGTCTGATCACTCACACAGACTCCCCATACATCAGAGCACTTGGCTTCATGTACATAAG ATACACTCAGCCCCCAGCAGATTTGATAGATTGGTACGACGGCTTCCTGGATGATGAGGAG GAGCTCGATGTGAAGGCAGGAGGTGGTTGCGTGATGACCGTTGGAGAAATGCTCCGCTCCTTCCTGACCAAGCTGGAGTGGTTCTCCACTCTGTTCCCTCGTATCCCGGTGCCTGTGCAGAAGATCATTGACCAGCAGATGAAGGCCAGGCCTCGGAAGGTTGTTCAGAAGGAGAcgcaggaggaggaagctgcGTGCGCAGAGCAAGGGGGGAAAGGGGAACGCCGCCGCTCCAG GACCCCAAGACGGACGCCGAGCCCCCGGAGATCACCCAAACGGTCAAGGAGCAGAAGCCACCACCGGGAGAGAGACCGCCACGGCCCCAGCTTTGACcgagagctggagagggagcGTGACCgccagaggaaggagagggagggcagggaTCGGGATAGGGACCGTGGGGACCGAGGGGACAGGGAGAGACGACGGTCCCGCAGCGCAGACAGGAACCGAGAGCGTAGAAGAAGTCGCAGCGGCAGCCGGGACCGAAAGAGCGAACgtagagacaaagacagagacggCGGGGATGACAGGAGCAAGAGGAAGGACAGGGAGCACCATAAAGATAGAGGCGCCGAGAGGGAGAGGTCCAGGGATAAAAAGAGCAGGGGAGAGACTGATGACAGGAGGCATAAAGACGACAgggagaggcacagagaggagaggaaggcaaAAAGGTCGAGCCGGAGTCGAAGCAGGGAGAGGAAGCACAAAAGTGGGGCAGAAGAGAAGAGCAGGAGAAGAGAGCGCAGCCACAGCAGAGATAGAGACcgggagagagatggagagcagcGTTCTCACAAACGTAGTCGTAGCAAAGAGAGGAGCCATCATCAGAGAGAGTCCAGTAACGACCATAGTAAACATAGTGAACGCAGAAGGAGTCATAGCACTGAGTAA
- the LOC121614871 gene encoding fibronectin type III domain-containing protein 7-like — MAISWDAVREADHFLVSVIADNGGNGESCNTTNTECSISNVTCGNTFRVQVTSVRDTCRSQHSQTHSILSAPCQPQAIRGNLDCVTNSAWISWDAAPGADSYSVSAVGGEDYTANCTTSSNTTCEVEDLACGVLYNFSVIAKNSKCESPPSATIDLQTAPCTLAGITAVPQCHNSSILVTWDLMEGSEGNTVFTATAEARDQTFLSCNNTGTSCYLHGARCDLHYTIIVSASSDQCSSMRSPPYRISMEPCPPTNVVVNASCEGRSALVSWSPSPVAETYHVVATGVDGHVHTCNTTSSNCSVPELHCDERYAVFVTASHENCSSKASQNVTFNTGPCQPDGLSVTYHCQNQSALLSWTPGDNAVDYYGCAQAGNGDMLYCHSTSPTCTIPGLDCGTTYNFSVQASDGTCNSSFSDPVQSGAAPCPPDAVEVQLLPMQMEVQVMGFSWAQVTCNNTDYMLKLTGSLLGDSQAQFELSSYWTSKTYFEIPLPCGSAYVAAVESRNAAGTSNPSAPLSGTTAPCPPSGVVYSGNSSFATVSWNASVFATTYTVYDDSVAPKAQLCSTAGLSCSLSNIASTNLVITASNMAGESETESVSNGRNCVCV; from the exons ATGGCGATTTCTTGGGACGCCGTCAGAGAAGCTGACCACTTCTTGGTTTCAGTAATTGCGGACAATGGAGGAAACGGGGAGTCATGCAATACGACAAACACTGAATGTTCCATCAGCAACGTGACCTGCGGAAACACATTCAGGGTTCAAGTCACCTCCGTCAGAGACACCTGCCGCAGCCAGCACAGTCAGACCCACAGCATCCTGTCAG CTCCCTGCCAGCCCCAGGCAATCAGAGGCAACCTCGACTGTGTGACCAATTCTGCCTGGATTTCATGGGATGCTGCTCCAGGGGCCGACAGCTACTCTGTGTCAGCTGTAGGTGGAGAGGACTATACAGCCAACTGCACCACTTCCTCCAACACTACTTGTGAGGTGGAGGACCTGGCATGTGGCGTACTTTATAACTTCAGTGTTATTGCTAAAAACAGCAAGTGTGAGAGTCCGCCTAGTGCCACCATCGACTTGCAGACAG CACCCTGCACCCTCGCTGGTATCACAGCGGTCCCTCAGTGCCACAACTCCTCCATCCTTGTCACGTGGGATCTAATGGAGGGCAGCGAGGGAAACACTGTGTTCACTGCCACAGCAGAAGCCCGGGACCAGACCTTCCTATCCTGCAACAACACTGGCACTAGCTGCTACCTCCATGGGGCACGGTGTGACCTCCATTACACCATCATTGTATCTGCCTCATCAGACCAGTGCAGCAGTATGAGAAGTCCGCCATACAGAATAAGCATGG AGCCGTGTCCACCCACGAACGTGGTGGTTAACGCCTCCTGTGAGGGCCGCAGTGCGCTGGTGTCCTGGAGCCCCTCTCCTGTTGCTGAAACCTACCATGTTGTCGCTACGGGTGTAGACGGACACGTGCATACATGCAACACCACCTCCAGTAACTGCAGCGTGCCAGAGCTCCACTGTGACGAGCGGTATGCAGTCTTTGTGACGGCCAGCCACGAGAACTGCTCCAGCAAGGCCAgtcaaaatgtcacattcaACACAG GTCCCTGCCAGCCTGACGGTCTCTCAGTCACGTACCACTGTCAGAATCAGTCTGCGCTGCTGTCATGGACGCCTGGAGATAACGCTGTAGACTACTACGGCTGTGCCCAAGCTGGAAATGGAGACATGCTCTACTGTCACAGCACAAGTCCCACCTGCACTATCCCGGGTCTTGATTGTGGAACAACTTACAATTTCTCAGTCCAGGCCTCAGACGGGACATGcaacagctccttcagtgaccCAGTGCAGAGTGGAGCAG CTCCCTGTCCTCCAGATGCTGTCGAGGTGCAGCTGCTGCCAATGCAGATGGAGGTCCAGGTGATGGGCTTCAGCTGGGCACAGGTCACCTGTAACAACACAGACTACATGCTGAAGTTAACCGGAAGTCTGCTGGGAGACAGCCAGGCTCAGTTCGAGCTCTCGTCCTATTGGACGAGCAAGACATACTTTGAGATTCCTCTCCCCTGCGGATCAGCCTACGTTGCTGCGGTGGAGAGCAGGAACGCTGCTGGTACCAGCAATCCGTCTGCACCTCTCAGTGGAACTACAG CTCCTTGTCCGCCATCAGGAGTGGTGTACAGCGGGAACAGCTCCTTTGCCACTGTTTCGTGGAACGCGTCTGTGTTTGCCACCACATACACGGTGTACGATGACAGTGTTGCACCAAAAGCCCAGCTGTGCAGCACTGCAGGGCTGTCCTGCTCTCTGTCCAACATCGCATCCACTAACCTGGTGATCACAGCCAGCAATATGGCTGGAGAGAGCGAAACAGAAAGTGTCTCAAATGGtaggaactgtgtgtgtgtatga